In the genome of Streptomyces sp. SAI-127, the window AACTTGCTCGTCCGCTCGGCGGGGGTCTCGGGCTTGCGGGGTGCCTCGGCATCCTTGGGCTCGGCCGTCTTCGCGTCCGCCGCGTCCGCCGCCTTGCCGAGCTTCAGCATGGTGGTGGGCTGGTCCACGGGGGGCCGGGGTGCCTTGAACACGGCGGTGGGCTGGTCGACGGGACGCTTGTCGCTCACGCCCGCGCCATCGGACCCACCGCCTTCGGGGGCCTCGCCGTCGTCGTCCGGCTCGTCGTCGGTCTGCGGGTCGGCGGGGGCCGGTCGCGCAGTTCCCCGCGCCCCTGGGGAGTCGGACTTGTCGGTGTCCGGGCGGGACTCCTCGTCGGGGTCGTCCGGGGAGTCCGAGTCGGCGGTGTCCGGAACGTGGTCCTCGTCGTCGGCTACGGCCGTCTCGGCCGCGTCGGTCTCGGTTGCCGCGTCGGTGTCCGCGCGGGTCTTCGACTCGGTGTCCGGGGCGGACTCGTCCTCGGAGGCATCGTCGGCGGGCTCGGTGCCCTTGCCCTCGGGCCCGGTCTTCTCGTCCCCTGTGCGGACCCACGCCGCCACCGCGTCCCGCAGCCGTGCGTCGGGCGCGTCGGAGTCGCCGGAACTCTCAGCCGTGGCCGAATCAACCGGTTCGTCGGTCGTGTCCGCGTCGGCCGGGTTTCCCCCCGGTGTGGAGTCGCCGGGGCTCTCGGCCGTACCGGAATCATCCGGTTCGTCGGTCGCGTCCGTGTCGTCCCGGTCTTTCGCTGCGTCGGAGTCGCCGGCGCTTTCAGCCGTACCGGAATCGTCCGTGTCGGCGTCGCCGGAGCTCTCTGCCGTGGCCGAATCGTCCTCCCGGTCCTCCTCCGGACCCTCCGCCCCGCCGGCGCCCTCAGGGCGCGTCTCCGCGGCCGAGGGGGCGTCGTCGGGCTCCCCGGTGTCGGATCCGCCCGTTCCGGCCTCTGCGGGGCTCTCGTCGGGCTTCTCGGGGGTCTTCGGGAGGTCACGTACCGAGAAGACCCTCGTGGCCGTGTCGACGCCCCCCAGAGAGATGGACTCCCGTGCCACCGCGAGCCGGGGATCGCGGGCGGAACTCCTCGCCTCGGGAACCGGACTCGCGCTCCCCGACGTCGGTTCTGCCGACGACTCGCGCTGCTTCGACCTGTCGGGGGACTCGCCCGCCACCGATGCCTCCTCCATGTGCCGCGGGTGATCGGTATCCGTCACCCTGCGCCTGCCGAACCGTTGAATCGCCGCCCGGGCAGCCGCCACACCACGCTGTCCGAACCATGTACCAGTGTCCTGTGTGTGGCCCTGTCCCAAGCGGTAGACGAGAACGACATACCTACCGGTTCCACTACAAAGAGGTCACGCACCCTCGACAGACCAATGTGAGAGGGGTCACCCTGTCTTTCATCCACGCGGGGAGGCATGGATGGGCAGGAGCCGCAGAACACTTCCGGAGGAGCTTCTGCTGCTGGCGTTGGACCCGACCACGGGTACCACCGCACAGCCGCAGTCGCTCGACCTCGGTCTGGCCGGAGCACAGCTAGTGGAGCTGGCGCTGGCCGGACGGATAGCCCCAGACGGGGATCGTATCGCCGTGGTAGCCCCACGGCCGACTGGAGATCCGACTTTGGACTGCGCGTTGGAGTTGCTGCGAAGGCGTGGCGCTCCCGTGCGGGCAGTGAACTGGATCGGCGGGCCGCGATTGGGGCTCCGCCAGACATACCTCTCGCATCTGGAGCGGTGCGGCATGGTTCATGCCGTGGCGGGTCAGATGTGCGGAGTGCTGCCGACGACTCGCTACCAGGCGACGGACAACGAGATCAGCCGGGAGATCAAGTCCCGACTGGACTCGGCGATCCGCACCGGCGTACCGCCGGACCCGCGGACCGCCGCGCTCGCCGCCCTGGCACACGCGGTCGGCCTCGGCAAGCACCTGTATCCGGGCAACGAGGGACGGTCCTCGAGGTCCCGGCTGCGGGACCTCATCAGGCACGACCCGATGGGCGGTCTCGTCGCGCACGCCGTGATGGACGTCCAGAACGGTGTGGCCGCACAGCCACGTCGTAGCCCGGCACCCGCCGGCCGTCAGGCCGCCCCGGGGGCCAGGCCCGCACCGGAACCCGCTCGCGGCGTTCCGATGCAACCGCGCCGAGGACCGATGGCGCGCGCCGTGGCTCACTGAGCCGCAGTTCCACGGCACGCACCGCCGGCAGCACGAACCGCACCACGCACCACTCAGCCGCCGCACCGTCAGTCCCCAAAGACCGGTCCGGGAGCCGCTGGTCCGCGCGGGGCGACGGAACCGTACGTCCGTACATCGGGCGTCGCCGGGTTCCGCCGCCCCGCGCGGCCGCATGTGCGGGCACAGTCGGCCCGGCCGTCCCTCGACTGACGTGTACGCAGCGCATATACACCGTTTCCCAGCGGTAATGAGCACCTTGGTGGCAGTCTGCTCAACAGCAGATACGCAAAGTCAAGAACGAGGCACGCAGCCGGAGGTGCACGTCCCGTGGCGTCCAATGTCAATCCCACCGTCAGGCGGCGCCGGCTGGGCCAGGAGCTGCGCAGGCTCCGCGAGCTCAAGGGCATGACGGCCGAAGAGGTGGCGGAGCGGCTGCTCGTGTCGCAGTCGAAGATCAGCCGGCTGGAGAACGGCCGGCGCAGCATCAGCCAGCGCGATGTCCGCGACCTGTGCGGGGTCTACGAGGTCGAGGACCAGCGCATCGTCGACTCCCTGATGCAGATGGCCAAGGACTCGCGGCAGCAGGGCTGGTGGCATGCCTTCGGGGACATCCCGTACAGCGTCTACATCGGTCTGGAGACCGACGCCGAGTCGCTGCGGGTGTACGAACCCCAGATCATCACCGGCCTGTTGCAGACTCGGCCGTACGCCGAGGCCATCGTGCGCGGCGGCGCGCCCGAGGCGACGGAGACGGAGAACGACAAGCGGGTCGAGGTGCGGCTGCGGCGGCAGAGCCGGGTCGCGGCCGAGCGGGATCCGCTGCGGCTGTGGGTGGTTCTGGACGAGGCGTCCCTGCGCCGGGTCGTCGGCAGCCGGCAGGTGATGCGCGAGCAGCTGGAGTACCTCGTCGAGATGTCCCAGCAGCCCCATATCACCGTGCAGGTACTGCCGTTCGACGTCGGCGCCCATCCCGGACTCAGCGGCCAGTACTCCATTCTGGAGTTCTCGGACGCGGCCGATTCCAGCGTCGTCTACATCGAGGGCGTCACCAGCGACCTGTACCTGGAGAAGGCGCACGACGTGCAGAGGTACACCGTGATGTACGAGCACTTGAGGGCGCAGGCGCTCAACGTCGACCAGTCGCGTCAGCTGATCGAGGACATCGCCAAGGAGTACGCCCGGGAATACGCCCGTTGAAGCGCTTCCGGACAGGGCGGGCCGGATAGTACACCCCGGCCCCGTCCGTCTGGAAGAGTCCACTGGAATATGCCGCCAGAAGAGTGAATGACTGCTCCGAAAGAGGAAGTCGGCGAGTAGCGTCGATCACGCCAACGATCAATAAAGGTTGGCGTGATCCGAACACTGCACATCTGGCTACGGAGCGAATATGGCAATCCGTCTGGGCGACCTGGACACATGGACGACCTCCACCTACACCAACGCCAACGGGGCGTGCCTGATGGTGAGGTCGACCGAAGAGGAAGCACTCGAACTCGGCGACACGAAGATCCCCGAGGGTCCCAAGCTGGCCTTCCCCGCCGAGGCGTGGAGCGCCTTCGTGGCCTCGGTCAAGGTGTGAGGGGCGGACCGGTCTGATCCCCGTCCCGTTCATCCACAACTTCACACCACAACTGCTCGCGACAACAGCACAAGCACCACCACAGAGCCCTCTCGACCAGATCGCCGTCCTTGCCGAGGGGGCTCGGCGTGTGCCTGCGGAGCTTCGGCCGGGGGGTTGTGTGTCGGGTGCGGCTCCGGTGGGGGCTGGTCGCGCCCCGCGGCGGAGCCGCTGATGTCACAGCCCCGCGCCCCTAAAGGTGGGCACAGCCAGGCAAGCGTGACCGCACCCGCCCAGGGGCGCGGGGAACTGCGCGACCAGCCACGACGGACCCGCAGCCGCCTACGCCAGCGCACCCTCCACGGCGGTGACGATCTCGTCCGACTCCGGCTCCGTCTGCGGGGAGAACCTCGCCACCACGGACCCGTCCCGGCCGACCAGGAACTTCTCGAAGTTCCAGCGGATGTCCCCGGTGTGTCCCTCGGCGTCGGCGAAGCCCACCAGACGCTCGTAGAGCGCGTGCCGCCCCTCGCCGTTCACCTCGACCTTCTCGGTCAGCGGGAAGGTCACCCCGTACGTCGCCGAGCAGAACTCCGCGATCTCCTCGGCGCTGCCGGGCTCCTGTCCCAGGAACTGGTTGCAGGGCACGCCGAGCACGGTGAAGCCCCGCTCCGCGTAGCGCTCCTGGAGCTTCTCCAGGCCGTTGTACTGCGGGGTGAGCCCGCACTTGGAAGCCACGTTCACGATGAGGACGGTCTTGCCGGCGTACTGGCCGAGGTCGGCGGAACCGCCCGTGAGGGCACCGATCTCGACGTCCAGGGGAGAGGAACCATCTGTAGTCGTCATGAGCGGATGCTAACTCCGCTCAGTGAATCCCCGGTTCCGGCCCCCGTTCACCGGTAGCGGCCCCCGACGCCTCCACGAGCACCTCCCCGGCCGCCGTCCGCGCGTACAGCACCGACCGCCCGGCCCGCCGCCGCTCCACCAGGCCCGCGTCCAGCAGCACCCGCAGATGCCGTCCCACGGAGCCCAGCCCCTGCCCGGTCAGGACGACGAGCTGGCTGGTGCTCAGGGGGGAGTCGAGGAGGACCAGCACCCTGGCCCGAGCGGTGCCGAGCAGGGTGCCGAGGCTCGCGGGCACGCTCCGGGCACCCGGGTCGGCGAGGGTGCCCGTGCAGCCGTAGACGATGGCGTACCGCCGCGGCTCCTCCCATGTC includes:
- a CDS encoding GPP34 family phosphoprotein, with protein sequence MGRSRRTLPEELLLLALDPTTGTTAQPQSLDLGLAGAQLVELALAGRIAPDGDRIAVVAPRPTGDPTLDCALELLRRRGAPVRAVNWIGGPRLGLRQTYLSHLERCGMVHAVAGQMCGVLPTTRYQATDNEISREIKSRLDSAIRTGVPPDPRTAALAALAHAVGLGKHLYPGNEGRSSRSRLRDLIRHDPMGGLVAHAVMDVQNGVAAQPRRSPAPAGRQAAPGARPAPEPARGVPMQPRRGPMARAVAH
- a CDS encoding helix-turn-helix transcriptional regulator; the encoded protein is MASNVNPTVRRRRLGQELRRLRELKGMTAEEVAERLLVSQSKISRLENGRRSISQRDVRDLCGVYEVEDQRIVDSLMQMAKDSRQQGWWHAFGDIPYSVYIGLETDAESLRVYEPQIITGLLQTRPYAEAIVRGGAPEATETENDKRVEVRLRRQSRVAAERDPLRLWVVLDEASLRRVVGSRQVMREQLEYLVEMSQQPHITVQVLPFDVGAHPGLSGQYSILEFSDAADSSVVYIEGVTSDLYLEKAHDVQRYTVMYEHLRAQALNVDQSRQLIEDIAKEYAREYAR
- a CDS encoding DUF397 domain-containing protein — protein: MAIRLGDLDTWTTSTYTNANGACLMVRSTEEEALELGDTKIPEGPKLAFPAEAWSAFVASVKV
- a CDS encoding glutathione peroxidase; its protein translation is MTTTDGSSPLDVEIGALTGGSADLGQYAGKTVLIVNVASKCGLTPQYNGLEKLQERYAERGFTVLGVPCNQFLGQEPGSAEEIAEFCSATYGVTFPLTEKVEVNGEGRHALYERLVGFADAEGHTGDIRWNFEKFLVGRDGSVVARFSPQTEPESDEIVTAVEGALA